A single Lactuca sativa cultivar Salinas chromosome 8, Lsat_Salinas_v11, whole genome shotgun sequence DNA region contains:
- the LOC111905287 gene encoding pentatricopeptide repeat-containing protein At1g77170, mitochondrial produces MTLTHPLGINLWRHQIPKYFTISCHLNHSLTTLDPFRNASNGYGYTSQDWVKAISTHITNCTNIQQLNEIYAHVIRVHMLEHQRAPFYWNTIIRAYTRLSSPSKALYVSIAMSRAGVHPDTYTLPVILQSVSQKNEISIVRQFHSVAIKHGLSTNLFCESGFIRLYSKAGDFNNALKLFDESPERNLGSWNAVIGGLSQSGRARETVDMFLELKRSGLAPDDVTMVSITSACGSLGDFNLALQLHKCVLQAKTLEKPDLLMLNSLIDMYGKCGRMDLAHIIFSRMQERNVSSWTSMIVGYATHGHVNEALECFRAMRETHVRPNGVTFVGVLSACVHCGVVEEGRYYFNMMKNEYGIKPCLEHYGCMVDLFSRCGLLDEAREMVEAMPMEGNVVIWGSLMGGCEKYGNVKMGEFVGKKLMELEPWNDGVYVVMSNIYATNGLWEDVGKMRKIMKEKRLAKVPGYSLGV; encoded by the coding sequence ATGACTTTGACTCATCCTCTCGGTATTAACCTATGGAGACATCAAATCCCCAAATACTTCACCATTTCTTGCCATCTCAATCACAGTCTCACTACACTTGATCCCTTTAGAAACGCGAGCAATGGTTACGGTTACACCAGCCAAGATTGGGTCAAGGCAATATCAACCCATATCACAAACTGCACTAATATACAGCAACTCAACGAAATCTACGCTCATGTTATCAGAGTCCATATGCTTGAACATCAACGAGCTCCATTTTATTGGAACACCATCATAAGAGCATACACCAGGCTATCATCCCCTTCAAAGGCACTGTATGTAAGCATAGCCATGTCTCGAGCTGGGGTCCACCCGGATACCTACACTCTTCCCGTCATTTTACAATCCGTCTCTCAGAAAAACGAAATCTCAATCGTCAGACAGTTCCATTCGGTGGCCATCAAACACGGGCTGAGTACGAATTTATTTTGCGAGAGTGGGTTCATCAGATTGTATTCAAAAGCTGGTGATTTCAACAATGCGCTTAAACTGTTCGACGAAAGTCCTGAGAGAAACCTCGGTTCTTGGAATGCTGTTATAGGCGGGTTATCACAAAGTGGGCGTGCTAGAGAAACTGTGGACATGTTCTTGGAGTTAAAAAGAAGTGGGTTAGCCCCAGATGATGTAACCATGGTTAGCATCACTTCCGCTTGTGGGAGTTTAGGCGATTTCAATTTAGCTCTTCAGCTACACAAATGTGTCCTTCAAGCTAAAACCTTAGAAAAACCTGATCTTTTGATGTTGAATTCACTCATAGACATGTATGGGAAATGTGGTAGAATGGATTTAGCTCATATCATCTTTTCAAGAATGCAAGAAAGAAACGTATCCTCATGGACATCTATGATTGTAGGGTATGCAACACATGGACATGTAAATGAAGCATTAGAATGCTTTCGTGCTATGAGAGAAACACATGTTAGGCCTAATGGTGTGACATTTGTGGGTGTTTTGAGCGCATGTGTTCATTGTGGGGTTGTGGAAGAAGGGAGATATTACTTTAATATGATGAAAAATGAGTATGGGATCAAACCATGTTTAGAGCATTATGGGTGTATGGTGGATTTGTTTAGTCGATGTGGGTTGCTTGATGAGGCAAGAGAGATGGTGGAGGCGATGCCGATGGAGGGtaatgtggtaatttgggggagttTGATGGGTGGTTGTGAGAAGTATGGGAATGTGAAGATGGGGGAGTTTGTGGGGAAGAAATTGATGGAATTAGAACCATGGAATGATGGGGTTTATGTGGTTATGTCTAATATTTATGCTACTAATGGGTTATGGGAAGATGttggaaaaatgagaaaaattatgAAAGAGAAGAGACTTGCGAAGGTTCCTGGTTATAGCTTGGGAGTATGA